Genomic window (Chloroflexota bacterium):
CCCGGCAACTCCGGCGGCCCCCTCGTCAACCGCAACGGCGATGTCGTCGGCATCGTCACCGGACTCACGAACCCAAAGAACGAAGGCGCATTCGTCGGCGTCGGCTACGCCGTTCCCATAGAAGCCGCAGGCGGCGCGGGCGGCCCGCCCTGGTATTAGAGTAGGGGCACGCCTCAGGCGCGCCCGGAAAACCGTAGGCGCTGGCCTCAGGCCAGCCCGAAAATCAGAGGAGGCGTCATGACGAACCAGAAAATCGTGAACCCCAAGGAAGCTCCCGTCATGGAGCAAGTCCTGTACGAAGTGAAGAAGGTCATCGTCGGCCAGGACCACCTCCTCGAGCGCGTCCTCGTCGCCCTCCTCTCCCAGGGCCACCTCCTGGTGGAGGGCGCGCCGGGCCTCGCCAAGACCCTCACCATCAAGACCTTTGCCGAAGCGATCCAAGGCACCTTCAAGCGCATCCAGTTCACGCCAGATCTCGTCCCCGCCGACCTCGTCGGCACGCGCATCTTCAATCAGAAGACAGGCGAATTCAGCACCTCCCTCGGCCCCGTCTTCGCCAACCTCCTCCTGGCCGATGAGATCAACCGCGCCCCGGCCAAGGTGCAGAGCGCCCTCCTGGAAGTGATGCAGGAGCGCCAGGTCACCATCGGCGGCGAGACCCACAAGGTGCCGCAGCCCTTCCTCGTGATGGCCACCCAAAACCCCATCGAGACCGAAGGCACGTACCCGCTCCCTGAGGCCCAGGTTGACCGCTTCATGATGAAGGTCCTCGTCAGCTACCCGAGCGAGACCGAGGAGTACGTCATCGTCGAGCGGGTCACCGGCGCGATGGCC
Coding sequences:
- a CDS encoding MoxR family ATPase — translated: MEQVLYEVKKVIVGQDHLLERVLVALLSQGHLLVEGAPGLAKTLTIKTFAEAIQGTFKRIQFTPDLVPADLVGTRIFNQKTGEFSTSLGPVFANLLLADEINRAPAKVQSALLEVMQERQVTIGGETHKVPQPFLVMATQNPIETEGTYPLPEAQVDRFMMKVLVSYPSETEEYVIVERVTGAMAAVQPVVTTARLLQLQRESQAVYVDPALIQYAVRLASATREPGKFGDAGLSRYIMYGASPRASINLVVGARAMAFIRGRSYAVLQDLTDLALDVMRHRLVLAYEAVSEGLSADAVLQRILRLVPQPTQPLRTAEESHAQR